Within Williamwhitmania sp., the genomic segment TTGGGAATATGGCGGACACCCTTTTCTGCAATCGATTGTAAGTTTGCTTTTGATAAGATTTACTACAATGGATATCGCACAACGATTTACTCAAAACCCACTGCTTCGTCCCGCTGATTTGAAACCCGGAATTAAAGGGATGGAGATAGTTTGCCTGCTTAACCCAGGTGTTTTTCAATTTGATGGAAAAATATGGCTCTTACTCCGGGTTGCAGAAAGGCCCAAGCAGATTAATGGTAAGATCAGTTTTCCTGTATATAATAGTAAAGGAGTAATTGAAATTCTAAGTTTCGATAAAAACGATCCCGACTTGGACACCTCGGATCCTCGAATAATCAACTATAAGAAGAAGGATTACCTTACTACACTCTCCTACCTCAGACTGGTTTGCAGCGATGATGGCATTACGTTTTATGAGCCAGAGGGCTATCCCCCTATCTTCGGCAAAGGAGAGCTGGAAACTTTTGGCGTAGAGGACTGCCGTGTGGCAACCACAGCCGATGGCTTTAATCTTTCGTTCACTGAAGTATCAGAATTTGGTGTTGGTGTTGGATTAATCCGAACTAAGGATTGGAAAAACTTCAGCCGCGAAGGGATGATTTTCCCCCCCCATAATAAGGACTGTGCCATTTTTGAGGAAAAGATTAATGGGCTGTACTTTGCCATGCATCGTCCCAGCAGCCCTGAGCTAGGTGGAAACTACATTTGGTTGGCCGAATCGCCTGACCTGATTCACTGGGGTAAGCACAAGTGTATTGCCACAACACGTCCAGGAATGTGGGATTCAAAGCGGGTAGGCGCTGGTGCACCACCCATCAGAAC encodes:
- a CDS encoding glycoside hydrolase family 130 protein, yielding MDIAQRFTQNPLLRPADLKPGIKGMEIVCLLNPGVFQFDGKIWLLLRVAERPKQINGKISFPVYNSKGVIEILSFDKNDPDLDTSDPRIINYKKKDYLTTLSYLRLVCSDDGITFYEPEGYPPIFGKGELETFGVEDCRVATTADGFNLSFTEVSEFGVGVGLIRTKDWKNFSREGMIFPPHNKDCAIFEEKINGLYFAMHRPSSPELGGNYIWLAESPDLIHWGKHKCIATTRPGMWDSKRVGAGAPPIRTEKGWLEIYHGANADNRYCLGALLLDIDDPSKVLARSVDPIMEPIEAYEQTGFFGNVVFTNGHYVKGDDIYLYYGASDEVICGAKLSIKQILETLKD